Proteins encoded within one genomic window of Spirulina major PCC 6313:
- a CDS encoding type II toxin-antitoxin system RelE/ParE family toxin — MPNLGKSCQFSHVRLQNIRQIAVRGFRKYLIFYQVTIAGVEIIRVLHGSRDMMSILGTDYDEDN, encoded by the coding sequence ATGCCAAATCTCGGAAAATCCTGTCAGTTTTCCCACGTTCGCTTGCAAAATATTCGCCAAATCGCAGTGAGAGGATTCAGAAAATATTTGATTTTTTATCAGGTCACGATCGCAGGTGTTGAGATTATTCGAGTCCTCCACGGATCGCGAGATATGATGAGCATTTTAGGGACAGATTATGATGAAGACAATTAA
- the recG gene encoding ATP-dependent DNA helicase RecG produces MTHAPPDWLRLKKALAVEADRGFADMQGNQYRFSEFMTLSFGQTLHQGTPDQRRQWAKLAADFARYPEATLSQRRAAIAAARHLIQALLAPPSTPQPSRLQRTPIAQASPSAGPISLDLPLVELPSLKGRRGVKALVRLDLCRVRDALFYYPRDHIDYARQANIAELEPGETVTLIGTVKSCRCFTSPRNQQLTIWELRLRDRTGQIKLSRFYHGSRFSNRGWQKSQEAYYPVGVTAAASGLVKANKYGLTLDNPEVEVLDGPDGELESLKIGRIVPVYPLTEGVTADNVRRAIVAALPAVEHLTDPLPIAIREQYGFVDLPTALRHLHFPPDHDHLAQARRRLIFDEFFYLQLGFLRRRQERQQQQTSVVLATTGELSDRFRTLLPFQLTTAQQRVISDILQDLASETPMNRLVQGDVGSGKTVVAVVAILAAIQAGYQAALMAPTEVLAEQHYRKLVEWFNLLHLPVELLTGSTGVKKRRDIHSQLYTGELPLLVGTHALIEDPVQFRQLGLVVIDEQHRFGVKQRARLLAKGQSPHVLTMTATPIPRTLSLSLHGDLDVSQIDELPPGRQAIQTTVLSAKQRPQAYDLIRRELAQGRQAYIIFPLIEESEKLDVKAATKEHDRLQSTIFPEVQVGLLHGRMKGAEKEAALRQFRDNETPIIVSTTVIEVGVDVPNATVMLIENAERFGLSQLHQLRGRVGRGSHQSYCFLMSSSKNPDSRQRLNVLEQSQDGFFIAEMDLRLRGPGEVLGTRQTGLADFALASLVDDQDVLLLARDGAEKLILADPELRDHPSLKAELEERDRKLMGGTMLN; encoded by the coding sequence ATGACCCACGCGCCGCCGGACTGGTTACGACTCAAAAAAGCCCTTGCCGTTGAAGCCGATCGCGGCTTTGCCGATATGCAGGGTAACCAGTATCGGTTTAGCGAGTTTATGACCCTCAGTTTTGGGCAAACTCTGCACCAAGGTACACCGGATCAGCGGCGACAATGGGCGAAACTGGCCGCGGATTTTGCCCGCTATCCGGAGGCAACCCTGAGCCAACGCCGGGCAGCGATCGCCGCCGCCCGCCATCTGATCCAAGCCCTCCTCGCTCCCCCCTCAACGCCCCAACCATCCCGCCTTCAGCGCACCCCCATCGCCCAAGCCTCCCCCAGTGCGGGGCCAATCTCTCTGGATCTGCCCTTGGTGGAGCTTCCGAGTCTGAAGGGGCGGCGAGGGGTGAAAGCCTTGGTGCGCTTAGATCTTTGCAGGGTGCGGGATGCGCTGTTTTACTATCCCCGCGACCATATCGACTATGCTCGCCAAGCCAATATTGCGGAGCTTGAACCGGGGGAAACGGTGACATTGATTGGGACGGTGAAGAGTTGCCGCTGTTTCACCAGTCCGCGCAATCAACAGTTAACAATCTGGGAATTACGATTGCGCGATCGCACCGGTCAAATTAAACTCAGTCGCTTCTATCACGGCTCTCGGTTTAGCAATCGCGGTTGGCAAAAATCCCAAGAGGCTTACTATCCCGTCGGTGTCACCGCTGCCGCCTCTGGACTGGTGAAGGCGAATAAATACGGCTTAACCCTCGATAACCCCGAAGTAGAAGTGCTCGATGGCCCCGATGGTGAATTGGAGTCGTTGAAAATTGGGCGGATTGTGCCGGTGTATCCCCTCACGGAAGGGGTGACGGCGGACAATGTGCGGCGGGCGATCGTGGCGGCACTGCCAGCAGTGGAACATTTAACCGACCCTCTTCCGATCGCGATTCGGGAGCAATATGGATTTGTCGATCTGCCCACCGCCCTGCGCCATCTCCATTTCCCTCCCGACCATGACCACCTCGCCCAAGCCCGCCGTCGCCTCATTTTTGATGAATTTTTCTACCTCCAATTGGGCTTTTTGCGCCGCCGTCAAGAGCGACAACAACAGCAGACCAGCGTTGTGTTAGCGACCACGGGGGAATTGAGCGATCGCTTCCGGACCCTCCTCCCCTTCCAACTCACCACCGCCCAACAACGAGTGATCAGCGACATCCTCCAAGACCTCGCCTCCGAAACCCCCATGAATCGCCTCGTCCAAGGCGATGTCGGGTCAGGAAAAACCGTCGTCGCCGTCGTCGCCATCCTCGCCGCCATCCAAGCCGGGTATCAAGCCGCCCTCATGGCCCCCACCGAAGTCCTCGCCGAACAGCATTACCGCAAACTCGTCGAATGGTTCAACCTCCTCCATCTCCCCGTTGAACTCCTCACCGGCTCCACCGGAGTCAAAAAACGCCGCGACATCCACAGCCAACTCTACACCGGCGAACTCCCGTTATTAGTCGGAACCCACGCCCTGATCGAAGACCCAGTACAGTTTCGCCAATTGGGCCTCGTGGTCATCGATGAGCAACACCGTTTTGGGGTCAAGCAACGGGCGCGACTCCTCGCCAAAGGTCAGTCCCCCCACGTCCTCACCATGACCGCCACCCCCATCCCCCGCACCCTCTCCCTCAGCCTCCACGGCGACCTCGATGTCTCCCAAATCGACGAACTCCCCCCCGGTCGCCAAGCCATCCAAACCACCGTTTTATCCGCCAAACAACGCCCCCAAGCCTACGACCTCATCCGCCGCGAACTCGCCCAAGGTCGCCAAGCCTACATCATTTTTCCCCTGATTGAAGAGTCGGAAAAACTCGACGTTAAAGCCGCCACCAAAGAACACGATCGCTTACAATCCACCATCTTTCCAGAAGTCCAAGTGGGACTCCTCCACGGTCGCATGAAAGGGGCAGAAAAAGAAGCAGCCCTGCGCCAATTTCGGGACAATGAAACGCCGATTATTGTGTCAACAACGGTGATTGAAGTAGGGGTCGATGTGCCCAATGCAACGGTAATGTTAATCGAAAATGCGGAGCGGTTCGGCCTATCCCAATTGCACCAATTACGGGGGCGCGTGGGGCGCGGATCGCATCAGTCCTATTGTTTTTTAATGAGTAGCAGTAAAAACCCAGATTCACGCCAACGGTTGAATGTGCTGGAACAGTCCCAAGATGGTTTTTTTATTGCAGAAATGGATCTGCGTTTACGGGGGCCGGGGGAAGTTTTGGGAACGCGGCAAACGGGTTTAGCAGATTTTGCTCTGGCCAGTTTAGTGGATGATCAAGATGTGTTGTTGTTGGCGCGGGATGGGGCAGAAAAACTCATTTTGGCTGATCCAGAATTGCGCGATCATCCCTCCTTAAAAGCAGAATTAGAAGAGCGCGATCGCAAACTGATGGGCGGCACCATGCTCAATTAA
- a CDS encoding HAD family hydrolase, whose product MILPQALIFDVDGTLAETERDGHRVAFNQAFTEAGLDWDWSIAEYGKLLAISGGKERIHHYWQTAQADTPIPDPPEAFIARLHRHKSEHYHQLLTAGTITLRPGVERLITAARAAGVRLAIATTSALPNAMALLETSLDPAWFEVIAAGDIVPQKKPAPDIYHYVLTELNLPASACLVLEDSAHGLTAATQAGLTTVITANAYTQGQDFTAAALVVNHLGEPDQPLKVIQGEAIAPYFSLDWARQLLVA is encoded by the coding sequence ATGATCCTTCCCCAAGCCCTGATTTTTGATGTTGATGGTACGCTGGCTGAAACTGAGCGCGACGGTCACCGGGTGGCGTTTAACCAAGCCTTTACCGAAGCCGGTCTAGATTGGGACTGGTCGATCGCCGAGTACGGCAAGCTCCTCGCCATTAGCGGCGGCAAGGAACGCATCCATCACTATTGGCAAACCGCCCAAGCCGATACCCCCATCCCCGACCCGCCCGAAGCCTTTATCGCCCGCCTCCACCGCCACAAAAGCGAGCATTATCACCAACTCCTCACCGCCGGAACCATTACCCTCCGCCCAGGGGTGGAACGTCTCATCACAGCGGCACGGGCGGCGGGAGTGCGGTTAGCGATCGCCACCACCAGCGCCCTCCCCAATGCGATGGCACTCCTCGAAACCAGCCTCGATCCGGCTTGGTTTGAGGTGATCGCAGCGGGGGATATTGTGCCCCAGAAAAAGCCCGCCCCGGATATTTATCACTACGTTTTAACTGAATTGAACCTACCCGCATCAGCCTGTCTGGTGTTGGAAGATTCCGCCCACGGCCTCACCGCAGCCACCCAAGCCGGACTCACCACCGTGATCACCGCCAATGCCTACACCCAAGGTCAGGACTTCACAGCGGCGGCTCTGGTGGTGAACCATCTCGGCGAACCCGATCAGCCGTTAAAGGTCATTCAAGGGGAAGCGATCGCGCCTTATTTCAGCCTCGACTGGGCCCGCCAGCTTCTCGTTGCTTAG
- a CDS encoding Npun_F5749 family FMN-dependent PPOX-type flavoprotein: MSLAPWRSPLARALHRNRALPNARYLQLATVSPMGDPANRTVVFRGFSEAGDRLRMISDRRSEKIAHLQHHPWAELCWYFPKTREQFRLLGQVAIITAELGNPEDQAERLTLWREISDNARAQFGWPAPKQPVQGGEEAIAVDPHQPPAAFCLLLFTAQQVDHLLLRGDPQTRHLYTQTDTQWAMQPVNP; this comes from the coding sequence ATGTCCCTTGCTCCGTGGCGATCGCCCCTAGCCCGCGCCCTCCATCGTAACCGCGCCCTCCCCAATGCCCGTTATCTGCAATTGGCCACCGTGTCCCCCATGGGCGATCCGGCCAATCGTACCGTGGTGTTTCGCGGGTTTAGTGAGGCGGGCGATCGCCTCCGGATGATCAGCGATCGCCGCAGCGAAAAAATTGCCCATTTGCAACACCATCCCTGGGCCGAACTCTGTTGGTATTTCCCCAAAACCCGCGAACAGTTTCGCCTGTTAGGGCAAGTTGCGATCATTACCGCCGAATTGGGGAATCCTGAAGACCAAGCCGAACGTCTCACCCTCTGGCGAGAGATTTCCGACAATGCCCGCGCTCAGTTCGGTTGGCCTGCACCGAAGCAGCCGGTACAAGGGGGAGAAGAAGCGATCGCCGTCGATCCGCACCAGCCCCCCGCCGCCTTTTGTCTGTTGCTGTTCACCGCCCAACAGGTGGATCATTTACTGTTGCGGGGCGACCCCCAAACCCGCCACCTATACACCCAAACCGATACCCAATGGGCCATGCAACCCGTCAACCCATAG
- a CDS encoding type II toxin-antitoxin system ParD family antitoxin: MITVKFYLKLSTTPIAPQPHQPQRTAAPPTRQRYVFPWGLGVLSLQSWQEMTNIAIMSATLIKHRAMKTMNVSLPDTMRDYIEEQVKIGGYGSISEYMRDLIRQDQKRKAQEQLETRLLAGLNSGPAMTMNDRDWADIRQAVQERLKGKEHG; the protein is encoded by the coding sequence ATGATTACTGTAAAATTCTACCTCAAACTATCTACAACACCGATCGCGCCCCAACCCCATCAACCCCAACGCACCGCCGCCCCACCCACCCGGCAGCGGTACGTTTTTCCGTGGGGCTTAGGCGTGTTGTCGCTGCAATCATGGCAAGAAATGACAAATATTGCCATAATGAGTGCAACCCTAATTAAACACCGTGCCATGAAAACCATGAATGTATCCTTGCCCGATACGATGCGGGACTACATCGAAGAACAAGTGAAAATCGGCGGGTATGGCAGCATTAGTGAGTACATGCGCGATCTGATTCGTCAAGATCAAAAACGGAAAGCCCAAGAACAACTTGAAACTCGTTTACTTGCAGGATTAAACTCAGGCCCCGCGATGACGATGAATGATCGTGATTGGGCAGACATTCGCCAAGCCGTGCAAGAACGCCTCAAGGGTAAAGAGCATGGGTGA
- the ald gene encoding alanine dehydrogenase gives MEIGLPKEIKDQEFRVGLTPNSVQVLCSRGHHVWVETGAGLGSSFTDADYEQAGAKLVATAAEAWSRPMVVKVKEPLTREYDYLHKDQLLFTYLHLAAARSLTEALMAAGGVAVAYESVELPGGRLPLLAPMSAIAGRLSVQMGARYLEKQQGGRGVLLSGVPGVSPGRVVILGGGVVGTEAAKMAIGLGAQVQIIDINVDRLTELENLFGSRVELLYSTPATIEAAVLNADLVVGAVLVPGKQPPKLVTRAMVERMRTGAVIVDVAVDQGGCIETLRPTSHSEPTYTEAGVVHVGIPNMPGAVPWTATQALNNSTLPYTLQLAQGGEGAIAQNPALNKGLNVKHGQLIHPAVREEFPDLV, from the coding sequence ATGGAAATTGGACTGCCCAAAGAAATCAAAGACCAAGAATTCCGCGTCGGCTTGACACCGAACAGTGTGCAAGTCCTCTGTAGCCGTGGGCATCATGTCTGGGTTGAAACCGGGGCAGGCTTGGGGTCAAGCTTTACCGATGCCGATTATGAGCAGGCGGGGGCGAAACTGGTCGCCACGGCGGCCGAAGCCTGGTCGCGGCCGATGGTGGTGAAAGTGAAAGAGCCGCTCACGAGGGAGTATGACTATCTCCACAAAGATCAGTTGCTGTTTACCTATTTGCACCTGGCCGCAGCCCGCAGTTTGACAGAAGCCCTGATGGCAGCGGGCGGCGTGGCGGTGGCCTATGAGTCGGTGGAGTTGCCGGGGGGACGGTTGCCCTTGCTTGCGCCGATGAGTGCGATCGCCGGTCGTCTTTCGGTACAGATGGGGGCGCGATATTTAGAAAAACAGCAGGGCGGTCGCGGCGTGCTGCTCAGTGGTGTGCCGGGGGTGAGTCCGGGGCGCGTGGTGATTCTCGGTGGCGGTGTTGTCGGCACGGAAGCGGCGAAAATGGCCATCGGTTTGGGGGCACAGGTACAAATTATTGATATCAATGTGGATCGCCTCACGGAACTGGAAAATCTCTTTGGCTCACGGGTGGAACTGCTCTACAGCACCCCCGCAACGATTGAAGCAGCCGTACTCAATGCCGATCTCGTCGTCGGGGCGGTGCTCGTGCCGGGGAAACAACCGCCGAAGCTCGTGACCCGCGCCATGGTGGAACGGATGCGCACCGGGGCGGTGATTGTGGATGTGGCGGTGGATCAGGGGGGCTGTATTGAAACCCTGCGCCCCACGTCCCACTCAGAACCCACCTACACCGAAGCGGGTGTCGTCCATGTGGGCATCCCCAATATGCCCGGCGCTGTGCCCTGGACGGCGACCCAAGCCCTGAACAACAGCACCCTGCCCTATACGCTGCAATTGGCGCAAGGGGGTGAAGGAGCGATCGCCCAAAATCCCGCCCTCAACAAGGGCTTAAACGTCAAACACGGCCAACTCATCCACCCCGCCGTCCGCGAAGAGTTCCCCGATTTGGTGTGA
- the mnmE gene encoding tRNA uridine-5-carboxymethylaminomethyl(34) synthesis GTPase MnmE, giving the protein MQQGDTIAAIASAIVPNQGSIGIVRLSGGDAVAIARQLFHAPGRQPWESHRILYGTVRDPQTGAVVDEALLLLMLAPRSFTREDVVEFHCHGGMMPVQQVLNLCLAAGARLAQPGEFSLRAFLNGRIDLTQAESVADLVGARSPQAAQTAIAGLHGKLAAPLRALRSQCLDILAEVEARIDFEDDLPPLDEGAIREAVAQVSAQVGQILATADRGELLRSGLKVAIVGQPNVGKSSLLNAWSRSDRAIVTDLPGTTRDVVESSLIVGGIPIQVLDTAGIRETGDQVERIGVERSRRAATEADLILLMVDAVQGWTVAETEIYAAIQHRPLILVINKTDLAPPESVAYPPEIQTIVPTTATTQTGIEALEAAILAQVEQGRAIAADLDIAINQRQAAALTRAQGAIGQVAETITAQLPLDFWTIDLRTAIQALGEITGEEVTESVLDQIFSRFCIGK; this is encoded by the coding sequence ATGCAACAGGGCGACACGATCGCGGCGATCGCATCAGCAATTGTTCCCAACCAGGGGAGTATCGGGATTGTGCGGCTATCAGGCGGGGACGCGGTGGCGATCGCGCGGCAACTGTTCCACGCACCGGGACGGCAACCCTGGGAGAGTCACCGCATTCTCTACGGCACGGTACGCGACCCCCAGACGGGGGCGGTGGTGGATGAAGCCCTGTTGTTGTTGATGCTTGCGCCGCGATCGTTCACGCGGGAAGATGTGGTGGAGTTCCACTGTCACGGCGGGATGATGCCGGTGCAGCAGGTGTTGAATCTCTGCTTGGCGGCGGGGGCGCGATTGGCGCAACCGGGGGAATTTTCCCTGCGGGCGTTCCTGAATGGGCGGATTGACTTGACCCAGGCCGAAAGTGTGGCGGATTTGGTGGGGGCGCGATCGCCCCAAGCGGCCCAGACAGCGATCGCGGGTCTCCACGGCAAACTCGCTGCGCCGCTGCGGGCATTGCGATCGCAGTGTTTGGATATTTTGGCGGAGGTGGAGGCGCGGATTGATTTTGAAGATGACTTACCGCCGTTGGATGAAGGGGCAATTCGTGAAGCCGTGGCCCAGGTATCGGCTCAGGTGGGGCAGATTTTAGCAACGGCGGATCGGGGGGAGTTGCTGCGCAGTGGCTTGAAGGTGGCGATCGTCGGGCAGCCCAATGTAGGAAAATCCAGCCTCTTAAATGCCTGGAGTCGCAGCGATCGCGCCATCGTCACCGACTTGCCCGGAACAACGCGGGATGTGGTGGAATCGAGCCTGATTGTGGGGGGAATTCCGATTCAGGTACTTGATACGGCGGGGATTCGGGAGACGGGGGATCAGGTGGAACGGATTGGGGTGGAGCGATCGCGCCGGGCTGCAACTGAGGCGGATTTGATTCTGTTGATGGTGGATGCGGTACAGGGCTGGACGGTGGCCGAGACGGAAATCTACGCCGCCATTCAGCACCGGCCGCTGATTTTAGTGATCAACAAAACCGATCTCGCCCCGCCGGAATCGGTAGCCTATCCGCCCGAAATCCAAACCATCGTCCCCACCACAGCGACCACCCAGACGGGAATTGAAGCATTGGAGGCGGCAATTTTAGCCCAAGTGGAGCAGGGACGAGCGATCGCCGCTGATCTCGATATTGCGATCAACCAACGCCAAGCTGCCGCCCTAACGCGGGCCCAAGGTGCGATCGGGCAAGTGGCCGAAACCATCACCGCCCAACTCCCCCTCGATTTTTGGACGATTGATCTGCGCACCGCGATCCAAGCCCTCGGCGAAATCACTGGCGAAGAAGTCACCGAATCCGTCCTCGATCAAATTTTCAGCCGTTTTTGTATTGGAAAATAG
- the dxr gene encoding 1-deoxy-D-xylulose-5-phosphate reductoisomerase: MKAIAILGSTGSIGTQTLDIVEHHPDQFRVVGLAAGNNVDLLAAQVRQFKPDIVAIQNERKLPDLKAAIADLDPQPIILAGQAGVVEVARYGDSTSVVTGIVGCAGLLPTLAAIEAGKDIALANKETLIAGAPVVLPLVEKHGTKLLPADSEHSAIFQCLQGVPAGGLRRIILTASGGAFRDLPVEKLAQVTVADALKHPNWSMGQKITIDSATLMNKGLEVIEAHYLFGMDYDHIDIVIHPQSIIHSLIEVQDTSVLAQLGWADMRLPLLYALSYPDRLPTQWEPLDLVKAGDLTFREPDHAKYPCMQLAYAAGRAGGAMPAVLNAANEQVVALFLEEKVKFVAIPQLIEQVCDRFTAQNMSQPTLEDILEADRWARQAAIEALDALEKTTVALR; encoded by the coding sequence GTGAAAGCGATCGCAATCCTCGGCTCCACAGGTTCCATTGGGACGCAAACCCTCGATATCGTTGAACATCACCCCGATCAATTCCGCGTGGTGGGGTTAGCAGCGGGCAACAATGTTGACCTCCTCGCCGCCCAAGTGCGCCAATTTAAACCGGACATTGTCGCCATTCAAAACGAGCGTAAATTACCCGACCTGAAAGCTGCGATCGCCGACCTCGACCCCCAACCGATTATCCTCGCAGGTCAAGCCGGAGTCGTGGAAGTCGCCCGCTACGGAGATTCTACCAGCGTCGTCACCGGCATTGTGGGCTGTGCCGGCCTCCTCCCCACCCTAGCCGCGATCGAAGCCGGCAAAGACATCGCCCTCGCCAACAAAGAAACCCTGATTGCCGGTGCGCCCGTCGTCCTCCCCCTCGTGGAAAAACACGGCACGAAACTTCTCCCTGCCGACTCCGAACATTCCGCCATCTTCCAATGTCTCCAAGGCGTGCCAGCGGGAGGATTACGGCGGATTATCCTCACCGCCTCCGGGGGCGCATTCCGTGATCTGCCCGTGGAAAAGCTCGCCCAAGTTACCGTTGCCGATGCCCTCAAGCACCCCAACTGGTCGATGGGGCAAAAAATCACCATTGATTCCGCCACCCTGATGAATAAAGGCTTAGAGGTGATCGAAGCCCATTATCTTTTCGGGATGGACTACGACCATATTGATATTGTCATCCATCCCCAAAGCATTATTCATTCTCTGATCGAGGTGCAAGATACCTCGGTTTTGGCGCAATTGGGCTGGGCGGATATGCGCTTACCATTGCTCTATGCCCTCTCCTATCCCGATCGCCTCCCCACCCAATGGGAACCGCTGGATCTTGTCAAAGCGGGGGATCTCACGTTCCGGGAGCCGGATCACGCTAAATATCCCTGTATGCAACTGGCCTATGCCGCCGGGCGAGCCGGGGGCGCGATGCCAGCGGTGTTAAATGCCGCTAATGAACAGGTGGTGGCGCTGTTCCTGGAAGAAAAGGTGAAATTTGTGGCGATTCCTCAATTGATTGAACAGGTGTGCGATCGCTTCACCGCCCAAAACATGAGCCAACCCACCCTAGAGGATATTCTGGAAGCCGATCGCTGGGCCCGCCAAGCCGCCATTGAAGCCCTCGACGCTTTAGAAAAAACTACCGTTGCCCTGCGTTAA
- a CDS encoding nucleotidyltransferase domain-containing protein: MGHATRQPIAIAPQPVRPLELLLAICRSQFHPDPLTVEFPDDFAWAALGDLAHWHGVFPLLYHSLKGNHWQQIPPDLQSRWTEQFHYHTQRNFQLLITLRHLLQAAASEPWQLLPVKGVTLALSLYGNVTQRRIRDLDLLVEVDQVARVQAWLEGLGYQCSDRLSLPQQQHRWHTHYETVLHHPETGVQLDLHWRVAPAYFACQLPVAAVLARSHPVIHQGITFPQLCPEDLLLLLCLNGAKDGWLELQHLCDLAAAVQAYPALDWAVLWERCRAYHGERVLLLGLGLVERLLGVTLPEKVRGQVQRDRIVNPLIAERCDRLADPHPTATTVLENRLFPLRLQTPPQQVRSLLTLLLPINERDLDWIELPPWLYGLYYPLRFLRLSRKYCQAIGIKMLRFKAASHVRPKQ; the protein is encoded by the coding sequence ATGGGCCATGCAACCCGTCAACCCATAGCCATCGCCCCTCAGCCCGTTCGCCCCCTGGAGTTGTTGCTGGCCATTTGTCGATCGCAGTTCCATCCAGACCCCCTAACGGTAGAGTTTCCCGACGATTTCGCCTGGGCCGCGTTGGGGGACTTAGCCCATTGGCATGGGGTCTTTCCCCTCCTGTACCACAGCCTCAAGGGGAACCATTGGCAGCAGATCCCCCCAGACCTGCAAAGCCGTTGGACAGAGCAGTTTCACTACCACACCCAACGCAATTTCCAACTCCTGATCACCCTGCGTCACCTGCTCCAGGCTGCCGCCTCGGAACCGTGGCAACTTTTGCCGGTGAAGGGGGTGACGCTGGCTCTGTCGCTCTACGGCAATGTCACCCAGCGACGGATTCGGGATTTGGATCTGTTGGTGGAGGTGGATCAGGTGGCGCGGGTGCAGGCGTGGTTAGAGGGGCTGGGGTATCAATGCAGCGATCGCCTTTCGCTCCCCCAGCAGCAACACCGCTGGCACACCCATTATGAAACGGTGTTACACCATCCCGAAACGGGGGTACAGCTTGACCTCCATTGGCGTGTTGCCCCGGCCTATTTTGCCTGTCAATTGCCCGTGGCGGCGGTGCTGGCGCGATCGCACCCGGTCATCCATCAGGGCATCACGTTTCCGCAACTCTGCCCGGAAGATCTGCTCTTATTACTCTGTTTAAATGGCGCAAAGGATGGCTGGCTAGAGTTGCAGCATCTCTGCGATCTGGCGGCGGCGGTGCAGGCCTATCCGGCGTTGGATTGGGCGGTGCTGTGGGAACGGTGTCGGGCCTATCACGGCGAACGGGTGTTGCTGTTGGGGTTGGGGTTGGTGGAACGACTGTTAGGGGTGACGTTGCCGGAGAAGGTCCGGGGTCAGGTGCAGCGCGATCGCATTGTGAACCCCCTGATCGCGGAGCGGTGCGATCGCCTCGCTGATCCCCACCCCACCGCCACCACCGTTTTAGAAAATCGCCTCTTTCCCCTCCGTCTCCAAACCCCACCCCAACAGGTGCGATCACTCCTCACCCTGCTGCTGCCGATCAACGAACGCGACCTCGATTGGATTGAACTGCCGCCCTGGCTCTATGGGCTGTACTATCCCCTCCGCTTCCTGCGCCTGAGTCGCAAATATTGCCAAGCGATCGGAATCAAGATGCTAAGATTCAAGGCAGCGAGCCATGTTAGGCCAAAGCAATGA
- a CDS encoding DUF4160 domain-containing protein, which produces MPEITRFYGIVIKMFFGDHSPPHFHSIYGEYNALIGIESLQIIEGDLPNRAEKMVLEWATLYQKDLINIWNSQEFIKLPPLK; this is translated from the coding sequence ATGCCAGAAATTACACGATTTTATGGAATCGTTATCAAAATGTTTTTTGGAGATCATTCTCCACCTCACTTTCATTCAATTTATGGTGAATATAATGCGCTGATTGGCATTGAATCTTTGCAAATCATTGAAGGAGATTTACCCAACCGTGCCGAAAAGATGGTACTGGAGTGGGCAACTTTATACCAAAAAGATTTAATCAATATTTGGAATAGTCAAGAATTTATCAAACTTCCACCCTTAAAATAA
- a CDS encoding Uma2 family endonuclease, with amino-acid sequence MIATPQALTITWEPLPEDYCLPDDPVDNLTQSLLAEALTNAFRHHLDSTEPHLIATNYGICATLNDKIVVKAPDWVYVPHVAAPPETIERSYTPQVHGGTPLVVMEFISATEGGEYSIKPTYPPGKWYFYERVLQVPVYVIFNPVQSLLELYRLDENGRYQLQTPDAAERHWLPELGLALGSWQGEGFGRSGDWLRWWDESGNLLLWDSERAEQERERAEQERARAERLLAQLRAAGLDPEA; translated from the coding sequence ATGATCGCGACCCCCCAAGCCCTCACCATCACCTGGGAACCTTTACCGGAGGATTACTGTTTACCCGATGACCCCGTGGACAACCTCACGCAGTCTCTTCTCGCGGAAGCCCTCACCAACGCCTTCCGTCACCATCTTGATTCCACTGAGCCACACCTCATCGCTACTAACTACGGCATTTGTGCCACCCTCAACGACAAAATCGTCGTCAAGGCTCCGGATTGGGTTTATGTGCCTCACGTTGCAGCCCCCCCAGAGACAATCGAGCGGAGTTATACCCCTCAAGTCCACGGCGGGACTCCCTTAGTCGTCATGGAGTTTATCTCAGCAACAGAAGGCGGTGAATATTCGATTAAACCCACCTATCCGCCGGGCAAATGGTATTTCTATGAGCGGGTGTTACAGGTTCCGGTGTATGTGATTTTCAATCCCGTTCAATCTCTGCTCGAACTGTACCGCCTGGATGAAAATGGACGCTATCAACTGCAAACTCCAGATGCAGCGGAGCGGCATTGGTTGCCGGAGTTAGGTTTGGCGTTGGGGTCGTGGCAGGGAGAAGGGTTTGGGCGATCGGGGGATTGGTTGCGCTGGTGGGATGAGTCGGGGAATTTGCTGCTGTGGGATAGTGAACGGGCGGAGCAGGAGCGAGAACGAGCGGAGCAGGAACGAGCGCGAGCGGAGCGACTCTTGGCACAATTGCGGGCGGCGGGGTTAGATCCAGAGGCATAG